One window from the genome of Helicobacter pylori encodes:
- a CDS encoding type IV secretory system conjugative DNA transfer family protein codes for MKMQFVKAFCVLFSILLIPLFFILANYYVFDALKSFRQAYFFSQSVFIGLYKGASILDLKFEVYITMIMSLMPLVATIYMSIQKTKETSHGYARWANVKDIECFKVFSKEGFCKVVHRLGVQFDKGFILGKFGFPKLRDVCYDKPLGAMIVAPPGAGKTACVALPNLLTLPNSCIITDIKGELRDKTAGYRQKFLNNRILIFNPYGDDNTCYFNPFDKRIVKPMNFDQRLRLVQENANNVFISEEKGEDHWVSKAKDLFSFYALHDVCSKDETNFFDVAMGPNRDYVNLIDKRSRYYKQLYQHDKKTGEIILDPQTNEPILIPNVNARKLWYLQVSEQKYADPKDPRNFDPNEPEPAPRSEGALDEIVRNDARAWANSAEEEFASIISTFNRFVSVFKSNQVRIATSKMSFDYEELRTDNISLYIVIAQKDINTLAPLVRVILESIAKNLLANESSKKEERIYMILDEFVRFGKLPFLLEMPALCRSYNVVPLFITQDYAMIRKYYSDDDLKILKGVVHYNIVFKMNSAEDAEIVSKEVGEFTRQSKNYSTEKGQLVFGGSSSYSHEGRNLLTAQDIMNIESDEVIVIVTGAKATPLKLKANYWFKDKKLLKRASLPIDLEVERKRFKESTQPTTEIATTPNQNKANLDPSNKGENTENKDSEGKTNENNPTTPQKESENSNLTEREKDNENHTTSQEKNKNENTDQENHNEIDEILKKPLSEISMEEKRALFKKMQQSDEQSEQEVLQDTQS; via the coding sequence ATGAAAATGCAATTTGTGAAAGCTTTTTGCGTGCTTTTTAGCATTTTACTTATCCCCTTATTTTTTATCTTGGCAAATTATTATGTTTTTGATGCCCTAAAGTCGTTTAGACAGGCTTATTTCTTTTCTCAAAGCGTGTTTATAGGGCTTTATAAGGGGGCGAGTATCTTAGATTTAAAATTTGAAGTCTATATCACTATGATAATGTCTTTAATGCCCTTAGTAGCTACGATTTATATGAGTATTCAAAAGACTAAAGAAACTTCGCATGGCTATGCGAGATGGGCTAATGTTAAAGACATAGAGTGCTTTAAAGTCTTTAGTAAAGAGGGCTTTTGTAAGGTAGTGCATAGATTAGGGGTGCAATTTGACAAGGGCTTTATTCTAGGTAAATTTGGTTTTCCAAAACTTAGAGATGTGTGTTATGACAAGCCCTTAGGAGCCATGATTGTTGCACCGCCCGGAGCTGGTAAAACTGCATGCGTGGCTTTACCCAATTTATTGACTTTGCCTAATAGCTGTATTATCACTGATATTAAAGGCGAACTAAGAGATAAAACTGCTGGATATAGACAAAAATTCTTAAACAATAGGATTTTAATCTTTAATCCCTATGGTGATGATAATACTTGTTATTTCAATCCTTTTGATAAAAGGATTGTAAAACCCATGAACTTTGACCAACGCCTAAGACTTGTGCAAGAGAATGCTAATAATGTCTTTATTAGCGAAGAAAAGGGCGAAGACCATTGGGTATCTAAAGCGAAAGATTTGTTTAGCTTTTATGCCTTGCATGATGTTTGTTCCAAAGATGAAACAAACTTTTTTGATGTGGCTATGGGTCCAAATAGAGACTATGTCAATTTAATTGATAAAAGAAGTCGCTATTACAAACAGCTCTATCAGCACGACAAAAAGACAGGCGAAATTATTCTAGACCCACAAACTAATGAGCCTATTTTAATTCCTAATGTGAATGCGAGAAAATTGTGGTATTTGCAAGTTTCAGAGCAAAAATACGCTGACCCCAAAGACCCTAGAAATTTTGACCCAAATGAGCCTGAACCAGCCCCTAGAAGTGAAGGGGCGTTAGATGAAATTGTAAGAAATGATGCAAGAGCGTGGGCTAATAGTGCTGAAGAAGAATTTGCAAGTATTATTTCTACTTTCAATCGCTTTGTGTCTGTTTTTAAAAGCAATCAAGTAAGAATTGCTACTTCTAAAATGAGCTTTGATTATGAAGAATTAAGAACAGACAATATCAGTCTTTATATTGTGATTGCTCAAAAAGACATCAACACGCTTGCCCCCTTAGTTAGAGTGATTTTAGAAAGTATTGCTAAAAACTTACTAGCTAATGAAAGTTCTAAAAAAGAAGAACGCATTTATATGATTTTAGATGAATTTGTTAGATTTGGTAAATTGCCTTTCTTGTTAGAAATGCCTGCACTTTGTCGCTCTTATAATGTCGTTCCCTTATTCATCACGCAAGATTATGCGATGATTAGAAAATATTATAGCGATGATGATTTGAAAATCTTAAAAGGCGTGGTGCATTATAACATTGTCTTTAAGATGAATAGCGCTGAAGATGCTGAGATTGTTTCTAAGGAAGTGGGCGAATTCACTAGACAATCTAAAAATTATTCTACTGAAAAGGGTCAGCTAGTCTTTGGAGGTAGTTCTTCTTATAGCCATGAGGGTAGAAATTTACTCACAGCCCAAGACATTATGAATATAGAATCAGATGAAGTTATTGTCATTGTTACAGGAGCTAAAGCGACCCCTTTAAAACTTAAAGCTAATTATTGGTTTAAAGATAAAAAGCTTTTAAAAAGAGCTAGCTTGCCTATTGATTTAGAAGTAGAAAGAAAAAGATTTAAAGAGTCTACGCAACCCACTACAGAAATTGCAACAACCCCTAATCAAAACAAAGCTAACTTAGATCCAAGCAATAAGGGGGAAAACACAGAAAACAAGGATAGTGAGGGCAAGACCAACGAGAATAACCCCACTACACCACAAAAAGAGAGTGAAAATTCAAATCTAACAGAAAGAGAGAAAGATAATGAAAACCACACTACTTCACAAGAAAAAAACAAGAATGAAAACACAGATCAAGAAAATCACAATGAAATTGATGAGATTTTAAAAAAGCCACTGAGTGAAATCAGCATGGAAGAAAAAAGAGCCTTATTTAAGAAAATGCAACAAAGCGATGAACAAAGCGAACAAGAAGTTCTACAAGACACCCAAAGTTAA
- a CDS encoding replication regulatory RepB family protein encodes MKKYQNKRKLGKRINCFISNECKDILENYLKVKKISVTECIEGLLLALDPSKETLRARDFYESLFKVISLNQHVYKELMANGNNINQIAKNTNIAIKYNKPFYLQNLAFLEELFKTMDTLNKNIEDCKKVSLELLLQIYKEQKSETELNTISKILNALNEKQSATEPKKDNE; translated from the coding sequence ATGAAAAAGTATCAAAACAAGCGAAAATTGGGTAAGCGTATCAATTGCTTTATTTCAAATGAATGTAAGGACATTTTAGAAAATTATTTAAAAGTCAAAAAAATTAGCGTTACTGAGTGTATAGAAGGCCTTTTATTAGCCCTAGACCCTAGCAAAGAAACACTAAGAGCAAGGGATTTTTATGAAAGCTTGTTTAAAGTCATCAGTCTTAACCAACATGTCTATAAAGAACTCATGGCTAATGGTAATAACATTAACCAAATAGCCAAGAACACCAACATTGCCATTAAGTATAACAAGCCCTTTTATTTGCAGAATTTAGCATTCTTAGAAGAGCTTTTTAAGACTATGGATACGCTCAATAAAAACATAGAAGATTGCAAAAAAGTCTCTTTGGAATTGTTGCTCCAAATCTATAAAGAGCAAAAAAGCGAAACAGAGCTTAACACCATCTCAAAAATTCTCAATGCTCTTAATGAAAAACAATCTGCTACTGAGCCAAAAAAGGATAATGAATGA
- a CDS encoding CpaF/VirB11 family protein, with the protein MDLNKLKDYRALRNAILRLLPYLDSGITELIMNKEKEIWLYKLDGTREKVFDENLDKAFMLGFGEQLASFRDLFFNANYPTLNTSIPTSRYRVSMNHFAISADNELSLNIRVPSEKKFDLKAFKLSGVCQYDYEYLQKLMIEGKNLLISGGTGSGKTSFLNALIDFIPKHTRIVSVEDSEELDLRAFENHKSLLVDKTESSKFTYENALNMAMRMSPDRLMVGEIDTRNALLFLRFGNTGHKGMVSTLHADSVHGVIEAIALNLQMNKSGLDVSVARKFFESSVDIVVQIVLDKATNTRYIQEILPTKELESSL; encoded by the coding sequence ATGGACTTAAACAAACTCAAAGATTATAGGGCTTTAAGAAACGCTATTTTGAGGCTCTTGCCTTATTTAGATAGCGGTATTACAGAGCTGATTATGAATAAAGAAAAAGAAATTTGGCTCTATAAGCTTGATGGAACTAGAGAAAAAGTCTTTGATGAAAATTTAGATAAAGCCTTTATGCTTGGTTTTGGGGAACAATTAGCGAGTTTTAGAGATTTGTTCTTTAATGCTAATTACCCCACCCTTAATACTTCCATTCCTACTTCTAGATACAGAGTGAGCATGAACCACTTTGCTATTAGTGCGGATAATGAATTGAGTTTGAATATTAGAGTGCCTAGCGAGAAAAAGTTTGATTTAAAAGCTTTCAAGCTTTCTGGTGTGTGTCAATACGACTATGAGTATTTACAAAAGCTGATGATTGAGGGTAAAAACTTACTCATTAGCGGAGGAACAGGCAGTGGCAAAACAAGTTTTTTAAACGCTCTGATTGACTTTATCCCTAAACACACACGAATAGTGAGTGTAGAAGATAGCGAAGAATTAGATTTAAGAGCGTTTGAAAATCATAAATCCTTGTTAGTGGATAAAACTGAAAGCTCTAAATTTACCTATGAAAACGCCTTGAATATGGCAATGAGAATGAGTCCTGATAGACTTATGGTAGGCGAGATTGACACACGAAATGCCTTGCTTTTTTTAAGGTTTGGCAACACAGGACATAAAGGAATGGTTTCTACTTTACATGCAGATAGTGTGCATGGGGTCATAGAGGCGATTGCTTTAAATCTACAGATGAATAAAAGTGGTTTAGATGTCAGTGTAGCAAGAAAATTCTTTGAAAGCAGTGTAGATATTGTCGTTCAAATTGTGCTTGATAAAGCCACTAACACTAGATATATTCAAGAAATCTTACCCACCAAAGAATTAGAAAGTAGCTTATGA